The following proteins come from a genomic window of Paenibacillus spongiae:
- a CDS encoding ArsR/SmtB family transcription factor: MTEKLVQDACDDPCSGTEADVQDVREKLIGDEAASELADLFKALGDPTRVKLIHALLQSELCVHDLTVVLGMGQSAVSHQLRFLRNLRIVKRRKVGKTVYYSLDDDHVEQIFMQTLQHLKHD; the protein is encoded by the coding sequence ATGACTGAAAAACTGGTACAAGATGCATGCGACGATCCGTGCAGCGGGACGGAAGCCGATGTCCAAGATGTTCGCGAGAAATTAATCGGCGATGAGGCGGCTTCCGAGCTGGCCGATTTGTTCAAGGCTCTGGGCGATCCGACGCGGGTCAAGCTGATTCATGCGCTCCTTCAATCGGAGCTGTGCGTGCATGATCTGACGGTGGTTCTTGGAATGGGGCAGTCTGCCGTGTCCCATCAGCTGCGCTTCCTGCGCAATCTGCGTATCGTCAAGCGCCGCAAAGTAGGCAAGACCGTGTATTACTCCCTTGATGACGATCATGTCGAGCAGATTTTCATGCAGACCCTGCAGCATTTGAAGCATGACTGA